A window of Rhododendron vialii isolate Sample 1 chromosome 13a, ASM3025357v1 contains these coding sequences:
- the LOC131314981 gene encoding uncharacterized protein At1g08160-like has protein sequence MANPAPPPGAAKLRHSVLVRTIAMVLLALIVLVGVAVLIIWVAVRPKRLVYTIEDGSIHGFNLTNNHLNATFNLVIRSYNPNSKVSIYYDKVEVSVSYDDQTVAFNTVAPFFQPRRNVTHLGLKLVAQDVALYGAVAKDLGLEKSAGEVELDVRVKAKIRFKVGVWKSRHRTMRILCSPTLVHFSSSKSFDRTYCDIDL, from the coding sequence ATGGCTAATCCAGCACCTCCCCCCGGTGCGGCCAAGCTGAGGCACTCAGTGCTTGTAAGAACCATTGCAATGGTCTTACTAGCCCTAATTGTCCTTGTGGGTGTAGCCGTGCTCATAATTTGGGTAGCCGTTAGGCCCAAACGGCTAGTCTACACGATAGAAGATGGCTCAATCCACGGCTTTAACCTAACCAACAACCACCTCAATGCCACCTTCAATTTGGTGATTCGATCGTACAATCCCAACAGCAAGGTCTCCATCTACTATGACAAGGTGGAGGTGTCCGTGTCCTATGACGATCAGACCGTGGCGTTCAACACTGTCGCCCCCTTCTTTCAGCCACGTCGGAACGTGACTCACTTGGGCCTGAAGCTCGTGGCTCAGGACGTGGCGCTGTATGGAGCCGTGGCAAAGGACTTGGGGCTCGAGAAATCGGCTGGGGAGGTGGAACTAGACGTTCGCGTGAAGGCGAAGATAAGGTTCAAGGTTGGAGTGTGGAAGTCGAGACATCGCACGATGAGGATTTTGTGTTCTCCTACTCTGGTGCACTTTTCGTCGTCCAAGAGTTTCGACAGGACTTACTGTGACATTGATCTATAA